In Terriglobales bacterium, the sequence CTCCGCCGACCACGGTCGAAGCCACGTTTCCCAATCCCTGCCCGATCAACTCGCGGTTGGAGTTGTGGCGGCTGCGGGTCAGTGCGTCCAGCACCACGCAAGTCTTCAGGGTGTCGATCGAGAGCAACACCGCCAGCGTCAGCGCCGGAATGAACACCAGCTTCAGGTCCGCCGCCTTGAGCGCGCCCACCGCTTTCCAGCGGCCCAGTGTCGCTTCCAGGAAGCCGCCCTCTGAGCCTCCCAGCGGCCCGATGATGAGCTTGTTCCCCGTCACCTCCAGCAGCGACCGGTCCATCAGGCTGAGGGCGAAGTAGGCCCCCACCGCTGCCACCAGGCCCAGGATGGCCGCCGGCACCTTCTTGGTCAGCTTGGGCGCAATCACCATCACCGAGACGGCGACCACGCCCACCACGATCGCGTTCCAGTTCCACTGCCCGGGATTGGAAACTGCCTGCCAGAACTGGGCTCCTTTCGGAACACCCAGAAATTTCGGCACCTGGCTGATGATGATGATGACGCCCACACCGCTCAGGTAGCCGCTCACCACCGGGTAGGGCATGTACTTGATGAGCCGGCCCAGGCCTACCATCCCAAACCCAACCTGCAGGACTCCGCATAGCAGGGCGACCATGACCAACACCAGCACCGCGGACTCCGCGCTGGTTCCCTTCTGTGAGAGCTCGATAGCCAGCGCGGAAAGCACGGCCGCAGCCGGTGCGCACGGCGCCGTGATCAGCCGGTTGGTGCCGCCAAAGGCCGGTGCTACCAGGCCCAGAGCGGTGGTGCCCAGGATGCCGGCAATCGCCCCCTGGGCAGCGTATGCCGCCCCCAGTGGCGCGAAGATGATTACGCCGAAGGCGATGGCCGAAGGCAGGGCCACCAACATGGCGGAAAGGCCGCCCCAAAAGTCGCCGGCCAGGTTTTCGGGCTTCGTGAGGGTCACGGGAAGGCGCGTATCATACCACTGCACAGCGAATGGTGCGATGGCAGGGTGCCGCTGGTCACATGGCAGCGTGCGGCGCAACGGTGGAAGATCGGGCCCGGCGCTGCACTCCTAGCTGGCCATCTCTCGCCCGCGGTCCTGTACTCTCCCCTTCCACTCCCCGCCGCGCCCCGCCCAGTACTGCAGCGCAGAGTGCACCGTCGCCCCCATGTAGAAGAGCGCAACCAACGGCAGCGACAGCGCCCACCACCCCGCCAGACCGTAGAACCAAACCATGGGCAGATAGGCCGCGGTCATGGCCCCCCAAGCCAGCGTCCCAAGCAGCGTGGGCAGCGGCCGGCCGCTTGCCACCAGCGCTACCGGAAGCAGATATGTGGCCACCATTGCGGCCAGCGCTCCCAGCAGCAGCAGGGTTGAGTGCTGCAGTTGATTGAAGGCCGTGCGCGAGATCATGCGGCCGATTGCGGCCGGCGATCCATATTCCCGGATGCTGGCCGTCGTCGGCGTCAGCCCCAGCCACACTCGGCCGCCGGTTTTCTTCACGGCTCGGGCCAGCGCACAGTCGTCGATGATTTCCCCGCGGATGGCGGCCAGGCCTCCTGCACGTTCCAGCGCCTCAGGACGGATCAGCAGGCATCCGCCGGCCGCGCCCGCCGTATCGCGACGCGCATCTGCGATCCAGGTCGGCGGGTAGAGCTTGAAGAAGAAGAACACGAATGCCGGGATCAGCAGCTTCTCCGCCGGCGTCTGGCAGCGCAGCTTGACCATGAACGATGCCAGGTCGTAACCCCCGCGTTCCGCCTGGCCGACCAGAGTCGCCACACTCTCCGGAGCGTGCACCACGTCCGCATCCGTGAACAGGAGAAATCGCGGCTGGAGTTCGCGCGCCCGCTCCACCCCCTGCTCGAGCGCCCACACCTTGCCCGACCATCCCGAGGGCACCGGCCGGCCTTCTGTCACCGTGAGCGCGTCCGCTTTGCCGGCCCGGCCGGCCGCCTCGCGCGCCACGCTGGCGGTTTCATCGCTGCTGCCGTCGTCCACTACGAAGATGTGCAGCGGTCCGCCAAATGTCTGCTGGACCAGCGACTGCACGCTTTGCGCAATGACCGCTGCCTCATCCCTCGCCGGAACCACCACGGCCACGCCGCCCTGGCTGGAGCCCGTCCCTCCACCCTGCGCCGGCGGCTTTGGCACCCGCCAGAATCCGCCGCGCCCCAGCAGCAGGTAGGCCCAACTGATAACGGAAAGGCCTCCGCCCACCGCAGCCAGATCGAGTATTTCCACAGGGCCCAGTCTACGACGATTCCTTCCGGCTCCGGCAACCCGCGCCTCCTGGCCCGCAACTAAGACTGCATATCAGGAAAAAGCCGCTCTCCCGTAAGGGGAGCATTCATAGGCACGACATTTTCATACTGTCCTCGCAGGGTGAGGACACAACTGATCTCGAAGATCAGGAGGCCTTATGGAGAGGCACGATGAGCGTTGGGACATCCTTCTAGAACACAACCGGCTCCTGGACACTCGCTTGTTGGTCTGGGAAATGCTGATGTGCCAGCTCGCCAACCATGATCAGGTTCTGGACGAACGGTTCGCCAAGCTCATGCAATTCGTCCGCGAGGTGCTGGAGCAGGACCTCGTCCGCCGCTCCGCCATCAAGGAAGTCCGGCTTTACGCGCAGTTGGAGCGCGAAGCGCCGCACCTCCGCCGCCTGCTGGCCGAGCTTTACAAGGAGCACGAGGCTCTGTTCAGCAAGCTGGAAGCCATCCACCGCGAGCTGAAGCATGCCACTCCGGAAAGCGCCCAGGTGATTCGCGAGCTCGGCTTCGGCTTCACCCACGCCTTGCGCGCGCACATGCGCCGCGAGGAGCAGGAGCTGATTCCGGCCGCGGAGGCCCTGGAGTACCGCGCCGCAAGCTGACGAGCAGCGCGAAGTTTCAGCGGCCCACCAGCTTTTGCAGCTCTTCGGGATACCGAGCGCCTTGCACCGGAATCTTCGAGGCGGCATGGTCGATTTGGCGGAGGTCGTCGGGCGTCAATTCGACGGAGTCCGCTCCGAGGTTCTCTTCCAGCCGATGCAACTTGGTTGTGCCCGGTATGGGTACGATCCACGGCTTCTGGGCCAGCAGCCAGGCCAGGGCGATCTGCGCCGGCGTCGCCTTCTTTCCCGCCGCGATCCGGCCCAGCAGTTCG encodes:
- a CDS encoding glycosyltransferase; amino-acid sequence: MEILDLAAVGGGLSVISWAYLLLGRGGFWRVPKPPAQGGGTGSSQGGVAVVVPARDEAAVIAQSVQSLVQQTFGGPLHIFVVDDGSSDETASVAREAAGRAGKADALTVTEGRPVPSGWSGKVWALEQGVERARELQPRFLLFTDADVVHAPESVATLVGQAERGGYDLASFMVKLRCQTPAEKLLIPAFVFFFFKLYPPTWIADARRDTAGAAGGCLLIRPEALERAGGLAAIRGEIIDDCALARAVKKTGGRVWLGLTPTTASIREYGSPAAIGRMISRTAFNQLQHSTLLLLGALAAMVATYLLPVALVASGRPLPTLLGTLAWGAMTAAYLPMVWFYGLAGWWALSLPLVALFYMGATVHSALQYWAGRGGEWKGRVQDRGREMAS
- a CDS encoding hemerythrin domain-containing protein, producing the protein MERHDERWDILLEHNRLLDTRLLVWEMLMCQLANHDQVLDERFAKLMQFVREVLEQDLVRRSAIKEVRLYAQLEREAPHLRRLLAELYKEHEALFSKLEAIHRELKHATPESAQVIRELGFGFTHALRAHMRREEQELIPAAEALEYRAAS